One part of the Burkholderia vietnamiensis LMG 10929 genome encodes these proteins:
- a CDS encoding alpha/beta fold hydrolase, which produces MNRASGTDGWIVSDGLRLHYVSWGRDDAPAVVMLHGLRSYAQTWADAARALTDRYRVVALDQRGRGASDWDPRREYYAAAYVRDLDALVRALGLRRFVLVGHSMGGANAFVYAGRDPERLAGLVIEDMGPGASVGSHGSARIKRELLETPDGFATWADARAFWCRQRPNLPEAALDSRVAHSLREDAPGRIVWRHDAAGIAAARLAATPEQLVDLWPLIRSLRVPTLLLRGGDSDFLSAQVAADMSAANAVIERVDIAGATHYVHDDRPAAFNGALREWLDRLDDPAWRAGERGA; this is translated from the coding sequence ATGAACCGGGCATCCGGAACCGATGGATGGATCGTCAGCGACGGCTTGCGGCTGCACTACGTCAGCTGGGGACGCGACGATGCGCCGGCCGTGGTGATGCTGCATGGCCTGCGCAGCTACGCGCAGACGTGGGCCGACGCGGCGCGTGCGCTGACCGACCGCTACCGCGTCGTCGCGCTCGATCAGCGCGGGCGCGGCGCGAGCGACTGGGATCCGCGGCGCGAATACTACGCGGCGGCCTATGTGCGCGATCTCGACGCGCTGGTACGGGCGCTCGGCCTGCGGCGCTTCGTGCTCGTGGGCCATTCGATGGGCGGCGCCAACGCGTTCGTCTATGCGGGCCGCGATCCGGAGCGGCTCGCCGGCCTCGTGATCGAAGACATGGGCCCCGGTGCGTCCGTCGGCTCGCACGGATCGGCGCGCATCAAGCGCGAGCTGCTGGAAACGCCCGACGGGTTCGCGACGTGGGCCGACGCGCGCGCGTTCTGGTGCCGCCAGCGGCCGAACCTGCCGGAGGCGGCGCTCGATTCCCGCGTCGCGCATTCGCTGCGGGAGGACGCGCCCGGACGCATCGTCTGGCGGCACGACGCCGCGGGAATCGCGGCCGCGCGGCTCGCCGCGACGCCCGAGCAACTGGTCGACCTGTGGCCGCTGATACGGAGCCTGCGGGTGCCGACGCTGCTGCTGCGCGGCGGCGATTCGGACTTTCTATCCGCGCAGGTCGCGGCCGACATGAGCGCGGCCAACGCCGTGATCGAGCGGGTCGATATCGCGGGCGCGACGCACTACGTGCATGACGATCGGCCCGCGGCGTTCAACGGCGCATTGCGCGAATGGCTCGACCGTCTCGACGATCCGGCATGGCGCGCGGGGGAGCGGGGCGCATGA
- a CDS encoding bifunctional 3-(3-hydroxy-phenyl)propionate/3-hydroxycinnamic acid hydroxylase gives MKADNRNRTSVAIVGAGPNGAALANLLGLYGVDTVVVERAPQIVDFPRAVGIDDEALRLFQTAGVADELSRDIIQNVPLRMFNARGECFADVRPSVREFGWWRRNIFMQHLAERTLRDALARYPHVSLRTGEEVVGLEQDDAHVTLRVQGADGQHYALDADYVVAADGGRSPLREMLGIPLAGTTHPMKWVVVDVKNAGLDQPCTALNCDPRRPNVCIYLPFNYRRWEFLVFPHEDEQAIAQPESIRALIAPYVEDVERLEIVRARTYTHHSRVAERFVAGRIALVGDAAHLSPPWIGQGLNAGLRDVGNLAWKLAGIVHGRLNPGVLATYESERRAHAKAMIDLADTFGAMLMPTSRPVAFLRDRLLAAARFAPGLKDYVLQMRFKPMPSYTRGVVVTGASDASGAIGRMIVQPDVETADGVRRKLDDVLGPWFSIIGWQCDPQASLSDDDRAFWTALGAKFVQIVRSRSGTCREQRIASAHGSECVEDVDNAMADWFDRHAGPLVVVRPDRYVAAQTDAVGIAGVTAAFRAFAPQQQAEAAHVC, from the coding sequence ATGAAAGCGGACAACCGGAACCGGACCTCGGTCGCGATCGTCGGCGCGGGGCCGAACGGCGCGGCGCTGGCGAACCTGCTCGGCCTGTATGGCGTCGATACGGTCGTGGTCGAGCGGGCGCCGCAGATCGTCGACTTCCCGCGCGCGGTCGGCATCGACGACGAAGCGCTGCGGCTGTTCCAGACCGCCGGCGTGGCCGACGAGCTGAGTCGCGACATCATCCAGAACGTGCCGTTGCGGATGTTCAATGCGCGCGGCGAATGCTTCGCCGACGTGCGTCCGTCGGTCCGCGAGTTCGGCTGGTGGCGACGCAACATCTTCATGCAGCACCTGGCCGAGCGCACGTTGCGCGACGCGCTGGCGCGCTATCCGCACGTGTCGCTGCGCACCGGCGAGGAAGTCGTCGGGCTGGAGCAGGACGACGCGCACGTGACGCTGCGGGTGCAGGGCGCCGACGGGCAGCACTACGCGCTCGACGCCGATTACGTGGTGGCGGCCGACGGCGGGCGCAGTCCGCTGCGCGAGATGCTCGGCATCCCGCTCGCCGGCACGACGCATCCGATGAAGTGGGTCGTGGTCGACGTGAAGAACGCCGGCCTCGACCAGCCCTGCACCGCGCTGAACTGCGACCCGCGCCGCCCGAACGTGTGCATCTATCTGCCGTTCAACTACCGGCGCTGGGAATTTCTCGTGTTTCCGCACGAGGACGAACAGGCGATCGCGCAACCGGAGTCGATACGCGCACTGATCGCACCGTACGTCGAAGACGTCGAGCGGCTGGAGATCGTCCGGGCGCGCACCTACACGCATCACTCGCGCGTGGCGGAGCGCTTCGTCGCGGGCCGCATAGCGCTCGTCGGCGATGCCGCGCACCTGAGCCCGCCGTGGATCGGGCAAGGGCTGAATGCGGGCCTGCGCGACGTGGGCAACCTCGCGTGGAAGCTGGCCGGGATCGTCCACGGTAGGTTGAACCCCGGCGTGCTCGCGACCTACGAATCGGAGCGCCGCGCCCATGCGAAGGCGATGATCGACCTCGCGGACACGTTCGGCGCGATGCTGATGCCGACCAGCCGTCCGGTCGCATTCCTGCGCGATCGGCTGCTCGCGGCCGCGCGGTTTGCGCCGGGCCTGAAGGACTACGTGCTGCAAATGCGTTTCAAGCCGATGCCGAGCTATACGCGCGGGGTCGTGGTGACGGGCGCATCGGATGCGTCGGGCGCGATCGGCCGGATGATCGTCCAGCCCGACGTCGAAACGGCCGACGGTGTGCGCCGCAAGCTCGACGACGTGCTCGGCCCGTGGTTTTCGATCATCGGCTGGCAATGCGATCCGCAAGCGAGCCTGAGCGACGACGATCGCGCGTTCTGGACCGCGCTGGGCGCGAAGTTCGTGCAGATCGTCCGGTCGCGCAGCGGCACGTGCCGCGAGCAGCGCATCGCGAGCGCGCACGGCAGCGAGTGCGTCGAAGACGTCGACAACGCGATGGCCGACTGGTTCGACCGGCATGCGGGGCCGCTGGTCGTCGTCCGTCCGGACCGGTACGTCGCCGCGCAGACCGACGCGGTCGGCATCGCCGGCGTGACGGCCGCGTTCCGCGCATTCGCGCCGCAGCAGCAAGCGGAGGCCGCGCATGTTTGTTGA
- a CDS encoding amino acid synthesis family protein, with translation MSKTANFEGFHIRKWYTQIEDSLANETGQLADGEPLRKIVIAAAVHNPYAGRFSENLDDLVRPSPALGREFARRIEALAAGRAIESYGKACLVGSAGEYEHGNAFLTSIFAEPIRAALGGGKAWVPSSGKRGPINTVIDVPLAHKDALYVRSHYDTVTCLFPDAPNDDEVLVIFAFATRGRLHARLGGLKASEIVGRDGLV, from the coding sequence ATGAGCAAGACCGCCAATTTCGAAGGTTTTCATATCCGCAAGTGGTACACGCAGATCGAGGATTCGCTCGCGAACGAGACCGGCCAGCTGGCCGACGGCGAACCGCTGCGCAAGATCGTGATCGCGGCGGCCGTCCACAATCCGTACGCCGGGCGTTTCAGCGAGAACCTCGACGACCTCGTGCGTCCGTCGCCCGCGCTCGGCCGCGAGTTCGCGCGACGCATCGAAGCGCTCGCGGCGGGGCGCGCGATCGAGAGCTACGGCAAGGCGTGTCTCGTCGGCTCGGCGGGCGAGTACGAGCACGGCAACGCGTTCCTCACGTCGATCTTCGCCGAACCGATCCGCGCGGCGCTCGGCGGCGGCAAGGCGTGGGTGCCGTCGAGCGGCAAGCGCGGCCCGATCAACACGGTGATCGACGTGCCGCTCGCGCACAAGGACGCGCTGTACGTGCGCTCGCACTACGACACCGTCACCTGCCTGTTCCCCGATGCGCCGAACGACGACGAAGTGCTGGTGATCTTCGCGTTCGCGACGCGCGGCCGCCTGCATGCGCGGCTCGGCGGGCTGAAGGCGAGCGAGATCGTCGGCCGCGACGGTCTGGTCTGA
- a CDS encoding VOC family protein: protein MTSSDFRQQAERANASGRPMPTPHVQRTHLSLFVRDPVRSSTWYADVLGMKETARGDQWVFMSFGQKHHDIALIRAASDAELGTIGLQHYGLEIAGGLTELRRLYGMLIRRHVPIVKITDHKVGIGVYFNDPDGNRLEFFCETVTDDEEGKRVLNRYHAPSDPTQLEPLFD, encoded by the coding sequence ATGACGTCATCCGACTTCCGGCAGCAGGCCGAACGCGCGAACGCGAGCGGCCGGCCGATGCCGACGCCGCACGTCCAGCGCACCCACCTGTCGCTGTTCGTGCGCGATCCGGTGCGCTCGAGCACCTGGTACGCCGACGTGCTCGGCATGAAGGAAACCGCGCGCGGCGATCAGTGGGTGTTCATGTCGTTCGGACAGAAGCATCACGACATCGCGCTGATCCGCGCGGCGTCCGATGCGGAGCTCGGCACGATCGGGCTGCAGCACTACGGCCTCGAAATCGCGGGCGGGCTGACCGAGCTGCGCCGCCTGTACGGCATGCTGATCCGCCGCCACGTGCCGATCGTCAAGATCACCGATCACAAGGTGGGCATCGGCGTGTACTTCAACGATCCGGACGGCAACCGCCTCGAGTTCTTCTGCGAGACCGTCACCGACGACGAGGAAGGCAAGCGCGTGCTCAACCGCTACCACGCGCCGAGCGATCCGACGCAGCTCGAACCGCTGTTCGACTAG